The following proteins are co-located in the Micromonospora viridifaciens genome:
- a CDS encoding DNA-3-methyladenine glycosylase 2 family protein, giving the protein MELDFERCYRAVDSRDQRFDGWFYTGVTSTGIYCRPSCPAMTPKRQNVRFFPSAAAAQGAGLRACRRCRPDAAPGSPQWDVRADVVGRAMRLIADGVIDRDGVPGLAARLGYTERHLHRMLRAELGAGPLALARAQRAQTARTLIETTGLGLAEVAFAAGFGSVRQFNDTVRQVYGATPSELRITRGQRAAAGGAGTITLRLAYRPPLHAAALLDFLALRALPGVEEVREGTYHRALRLPHGAGTVALTPADGHVAATLRLADMRDLAPAVARCRRLLDLDADPVAVDATLAQDPALAAAVRAEPGVRLPHAVDGFEMAVRAITTQQISLRSARTTLTHLLSPTTPTSVDHEVDGEVDLSGHRQPHDQQQLRAFPSAEEVLGVPDEGFRMPGARRETIRAVARAVADGSLDLEPGGDREEAVRRLSALPGIGPWTAGYVAMRALGDPDVFLPTDLGVRRGAAALGRPDEPKTLDAYADRWRPWRSYAVIRLWRVA; this is encoded by the coding sequence GTGGAGTTGGACTTCGAACGGTGCTACCGGGCCGTCGACAGCCGTGACCAGCGCTTCGACGGCTGGTTCTACACCGGCGTGACGTCGACCGGGATCTACTGCCGGCCGTCCTGCCCGGCGATGACGCCGAAACGGCAGAACGTCCGGTTCTTCCCTTCGGCCGCCGCCGCCCAGGGCGCGGGGCTGCGGGCCTGCCGCCGCTGCCGCCCCGACGCCGCCCCGGGCTCGCCGCAGTGGGACGTCCGGGCGGACGTCGTCGGGCGGGCGATGCGGCTGATCGCGGACGGGGTCATCGACCGGGACGGCGTACCGGGGCTGGCGGCCCGGCTCGGCTACACCGAGCGGCACCTGCACCGGATGCTCCGCGCCGAGCTTGGTGCCGGGCCGCTCGCGCTGGCGCGGGCGCAACGCGCCCAGACCGCCCGGACCCTCATCGAGACCACCGGGCTCGGCCTGGCCGAGGTCGCGTTCGCCGCCGGCTTCGGCAGCGTCCGGCAGTTCAACGACACGGTCCGCCAGGTGTACGGGGCGACGCCGTCCGAACTGCGGATCACCCGGGGCCAGCGGGCGGCGGCGGGCGGGGCGGGCACGATCACGCTGCGGCTGGCGTACCGGCCGCCGTTGCACGCGGCGGCGCTGCTGGACTTCCTCGCCCTGCGGGCCCTGCCCGGCGTCGAGGAGGTACGCGAAGGGACGTACCACCGGGCGCTGCGGCTGCCGCACGGTGCCGGCACCGTCGCGCTGACCCCGGCCGACGGGCACGTCGCCGCCACGCTGCGCCTGGCCGACATGCGTGACCTGGCGCCCGCGGTGGCCCGCTGCCGCCGCCTGCTCGACCTCGACGCCGACCCGGTAGCGGTCGACGCCACCCTGGCCCAGGATCCCGCCCTCGCCGCGGCGGTCCGGGCGGAACCGGGCGTCCGCCTCCCCCACGCCGTCGACGGCTTCGAGATGGCCGTCCGCGCCATCACCACCCAGCAGATCTCGCTCCGTTCCGCCCGCACCACCCTCACCCACCTGCTGTCACCGACCACCCCCACCTCGGTTGATCATGAGGTTGACGGCGAAGTCGATCTCTCGGGCCACCGCCAACCTCATGATCAGCAGCAGCTGCGGGCGTTTCCCAGTGCGGAGGAGGTGTTGGGGGTTCCGGATGAGGGGTTCCGGATGCCGGGGGCGCGGCGGGAGACGATCCGGGCGGTGGCGCGGGCCGTCGCGGACGGCTCGCTGGACCTGGAGCCGGGCGGGGACCGGGAGGAGGCGGTACGGCGGCTGAGCGCGCTGCCCGGGATCGGGCCGTGGACCGCCGGCTACGTGGCCATGCGTGCCCTCGGCGATCCCGACGTCTTCCTCCCCACCGACCTCGGCGTACGGCGGGGCGCCGCCGCGCTCGGCCGGCCCGACGAACCGAAGACCCTCGACGCGTACGCGGACCGCTGGCGCCCCTGGCGGTCGTACGCGGTGATCCGACTCTGGAGAGTGGCATGA
- a CDS encoding chymotrypsin family serine protease, with the protein MRIRRRVIVAAALVVGTVGAATAVAATRPDEVEAVPTAASGTQARTSAPADEATASADTPSTVAHNGRTGRGTPSSGGGVRSVAAAARPVKEVAKAAPASVSYLANRYDVSQEEAARRVALQELSAPLAASLAADFPDAYAGMWLDQTRGGILTIAATDTEPVATAVAGLPDADHVRVVPARYTLRQLTEAAARLAAELSVTAGTDVVVDEKANEVVVLTGDVLRADDARLAGALAGAGVPARTQLRKDPSAILKACDPRYCAQAPMRGGIRLDIPRDNGTVGGCTSGFNLRARSGQYYVLTAGHCVASSTHTHVDQVWHQFLGPKVPVGVESTSPVLAEYTGALPYDYAALPYQPGALDQWAYPKRPTTPTPSLVNYWCVSDNPACANGGSHDVKVTGVTPYSSVQVGWIACATGSAYTPKAGETYVDSGAGVGYIPGTRCGEIKSTVGGGITVQVCARPGDSGGPLFTESDGKALGILHDGDPGSGPCTRADEKNTYAPVSLILDRLNARTGLGFQIATRGPLIEPIVSATRQ; encoded by the coding sequence GTGCGCATCCGACGACGGGTGATTGTCGCGGCGGCTTTGGTGGTGGGCACGGTGGGCGCGGCGACCGCGGTCGCGGCGACCCGGCCCGACGAGGTGGAGGCGGTGCCGACCGCGGCCAGCGGCACGCAGGCGCGGACGTCGGCCCCGGCCGACGAGGCGACCGCGTCGGCGGACACACCGTCGACTGTGGCGCACAACGGTCGCACCGGCCGGGGCACACCGTCGTCCGGCGGGGGCGTCCGGTCCGTGGCCGCCGCCGCGCGTCCCGTCAAGGAGGTGGCGAAGGCCGCGCCCGCGTCGGTGTCGTACCTCGCCAACCGGTACGACGTCTCCCAGGAGGAGGCGGCCCGGCGGGTCGCCCTCCAGGAGCTCTCCGCACCGCTGGCCGCGTCGTTGGCCGCCGACTTTCCCGACGCGTACGCCGGCATGTGGCTGGACCAGACCCGCGGCGGCATCCTGACCATCGCGGCGACCGACACCGAGCCCGTCGCCACGGCGGTCGCCGGGCTGCCCGACGCCGACCACGTGCGGGTGGTGCCGGCCCGGTACACGCTGCGTCAGCTCACCGAGGCGGCGGCCCGGCTGGCCGCCGAGCTGTCGGTGACCGCCGGCACCGACGTGGTGGTCGACGAGAAGGCCAACGAGGTCGTGGTGCTCACCGGCGACGTGCTGCGCGCCGACGACGCCCGGCTGGCCGGGGCCCTGGCCGGGGCGGGGGTGCCGGCCCGGACGCAGCTCCGGAAGGACCCGTCGGCGATCCTCAAGGCGTGCGACCCGCGCTACTGCGCGCAGGCGCCGATGCGCGGCGGCATCCGGCTCGACATCCCCCGCGACAACGGCACGGTGGGCGGCTGCACCAGCGGCTTCAACCTGCGGGCCAGGAGCGGCCAGTACTACGTGCTCACCGCCGGGCACTGCGTGGCAAGCAGCACTCACACGCACGTCGACCAGGTGTGGCACCAGTTCCTCGGGCCGAAGGTGCCGGTGGGCGTCGAGTCCACCAGCCCGGTGCTGGCCGAGTACACCGGCGCCCTCCCGTACGACTACGCGGCGCTGCCGTACCAGCCCGGCGCCCTCGACCAGTGGGCGTACCCGAAGCGGCCCACCACCCCCACGCCGAGCCTGGTGAACTACTGGTGCGTGTCGGACAATCCGGCCTGCGCCAACGGCGGCAGCCACGACGTGAAGGTCACCGGTGTCACGCCGTACAGCAGCGTGCAGGTCGGCTGGATCGCCTGCGCCACCGGCTCGGCGTACACCCCGAAGGCCGGCGAGACGTACGTCGACTCCGGCGCGGGCGTGGGTTACATTCCCGGCACCCGCTGCGGCGAGATCAAGTCGACGGTGGGTGGCGGCATCACCGTGCAGGTCTGCGCCCGGCCGGGCGACAGCGGCGGGCCGCTCTTCACCGAGTCCGACGGGAAGGCGCTGGGCATCCTGCACGACGGTGACCCGGGCAGCGGCCCGTGCACCCGGGCGGACGAGAAGAACACCTACGCGCCGGTCTCCCTGATCCTGGACCGGCTGAACGCCCGCACCGGTCTCGGCTTCCAGATCGCCACGAGGGGTCCGCTGATCGAGCCGATCGTGTCGGCGACCCGCCAGTAG
- a CDS encoding methylated-DNA--[protein]-cysteine S-methyltransferase, whose amino-acid sequence MTILDSAVVDTPAGPLSVLAAPDGAVRAAGFTAEPAALVPLMHPSLRGELRERGDLGPVNTAVRAYLDGDLTAIDAVPVEQHTGGLFLAHAWRVLRDVKPGEPVTYTGFAELAGRPAAVRAAAAACARNAVALFVPCHRVLRTDGTLGGYRWGLGVKEWLLGHEGRRTAG is encoded by the coding sequence ATGACCATCCTGGACAGCGCAGTTGTCGACACCCCCGCCGGCCCGTTGAGCGTGCTCGCCGCGCCGGACGGGGCGGTCCGCGCGGCCGGCTTCACCGCCGAGCCGGCGGCCCTGGTTCCGCTGATGCACCCGAGCCTGCGCGGCGAGCTGCGGGAGCGGGGGGACCTCGGCCCCGTGAACACCGCCGTCCGGGCCTATCTGGACGGTGACCTGACCGCGATCGACGCCGTGCCGGTGGAGCAGCACACCGGGGGGCTCTTCCTGGCCCACGCCTGGCGGGTGCTGCGGGACGTGAAGCCGGGCGAGCCGGTGACGTACACCGGGTTCGCCGAGCTGGCCGGCCGGCCGGCGGCGGTACGCGCCGCCGCGGCGGCCTGCGCCCGCAACGCCGTCGCCCTCTTCGTCCCGTGCCACCGGGTGCTGCGCACCGACGGCACGCTCGGCGGCTACCGCTGGGGCCTGGGCGTGAAGGAATGGCTCCTCGGGCATGAGGGACGCCGGACGGCTGGCTGA